CGGCTCTGGTTCTAGTGCCACCGGAACGAGCTCCAAGAATTTGCTCCGGTCCGGGGATAGCTCCCACCACCTGTGTTCCGTTGTGGCGCCCTGCAGGATGCTCAGAATTTGATATACGAAGCCTGGCAAGGCACCGTCTAAGTCCTTTTGCGATGGAATCGCGGGATGGTCCGGATGGGAGTGGTATATGCCCACCAACTTGTAGCCGGAGCTTTCAGCATAGTCCTCCCCTTCGAGGTACTGCTCTGGCGTAATAAAATAATGGCGTGTGCGCCCTTCCTGCCGCCGATTCTCAACCGGTCTTGCCAGCACCACTTTGACGGTGGGACCCGTATCGCTTCCGTATAAAAAGCCGCACGATTCCTCAGGATAGGCCTTCACGGCTGACTCATTGGCCGCTTCCACGGCCAATTCGCTCAGCATTAATGCTCGTGGGTCCATTCAGTCCTGCCATAATGATGTGCTGATGTAGCGCTCCCCGGTATCGTTCAGCAGTGTGACGACGGAGGCATTGGCATCTTTTCGTAAAATCTGCCCCACGGCCGCCATATAGGCTCCCGATGACTGCCCCACAAAAAATCCTGCCTTGGCCAATCGGTGACAC
This is a stretch of genomic DNA from Candidatus Neomarinimicrobiota bacterium. It encodes these proteins:
- a CDS encoding M67 family metallopeptidase codes for the protein MLSELAVEAANESAVKAYPEESCGFLYGSDTGPTVKVVLARPVENRRQEGRTRHYFITPEQYLEGEDYAESSGYKLVGIYHSHPDHPAIPSQKDLDGALPGFVYQILSILQGATTEHRWWELSPDRSKFLELVPVALEPEPATS